One window from the genome of Thalassospira xiamenensis M-5 = DSM 17429 encodes:
- a CDS encoding S41 family peptidase, giving the protein MKTSRLAVFALATGMTLGLASPALAQSSPTTSAETYRLLNLFGDVFEQVKSKYVEEVDDKQLIEAAINGMLTSLDPHSSYLNMDNFEEMQVDTRGEFGGLGIEVTMEEGFVKVISPIYDTPAEKAGLQPGDFITHIDGKPIRGLGLNEAVEMMRGKVNTDIILTIMRKGETAPFDVTLTRAVIKIQSVRSEAKDDVGYIRITKFNEQTFSGLQRAITELRDQIGPKIKGLVIDMRNNPGGLLDQAISVSDAFLDKGEIVSTRPRDTENTERYNARPGDLADGLPMIVLINDGSASASEIVAGALQDHRRAVIMGTRSFGKGSVQTILPMPGNVALRLTTARYYTPSGKSIQEVGIVPDIIVPQARVESIEAAQRRSEADLNGALRNEDETISNAESDANDRRNAAEEIALEDYQLSRALDMIRGIALFAPRPQG; this is encoded by the coding sequence ATGAAAACCTCTCGATTGGCAGTATTCGCACTCGCTACCGGCATGACTTTGGGCCTTGCTTCGCCCGCGCTGGCGCAATCTTCACCAACAACATCAGCCGAAACCTATCGGCTGCTGAACCTGTTTGGCGATGTGTTTGAACAGGTGAAATCGAAATATGTCGAAGAAGTAGATGACAAGCAGCTGATCGAAGCGGCCATCAACGGCATGCTGACATCGCTTGATCCGCATTCCTCCTATCTGAATATGGATAATTTCGAGGAAATGCAGGTCGATACCCGCGGCGAGTTCGGCGGGCTTGGTATCGAAGTCACGATGGAAGAAGGCTTTGTCAAAGTCATTTCCCCGATTTATGACACACCCGCCGAAAAGGCCGGTTTGCAACCCGGTGACTTCATCACCCATATCGATGGCAAACCGATCCGTGGTCTTGGCCTGAACGAAGCGGTTGAAATGATGCGCGGCAAGGTCAATACGGACATTATCCTGACCATCATGCGCAAGGGTGAAACCGCACCGTTTGATGTCACCCTGACCCGGGCCGTGATCAAGATCCAGTCGGTTAGATCCGAAGCAAAGGATGATGTCGGATATATCCGTATCACCAAATTCAACGAGCAGACCTTTAGCGGCCTGCAACGTGCGATCACCGAGTTGCGCGATCAGATCGGCCCGAAAATCAAGGGCCTTGTGATTGACATGCGCAACAATCCTGGTGGTTTGCTCGATCAGGCGATTTCGGTTTCGGACGCCTTCCTTGATAAGGGAGAAATCGTATCAACCCGCCCGCGCGATACCGAAAATACCGAACGTTACAATGCCCGTCCGGGCGATCTTGCCGACGGACTTCCCATGATCGTTCTGATCAATGACGGTTCGGCATCCGCATCCGAAATCGTTGCCGGTGCCCTTCAGGATCACCGCCGCGCGGTCATCATGGGAACACGCAGTTTCGGCAAGGGATCGGTTCAGACAATCCTTCCGATGCCCGGCAATGTGGCACTGCGTCTGACCACGGCACGCTATTACACGCCGTCGGGCAAATCGATCCAGGAAGTCGGCATCGTGCCTGACATCATCGTCCCGCAGGCCCGTGTCGAAAGCATCGAAGCCGCCCAGCGCCGATCCGAAGCCGATCTGAATGGTGCATTGCGCAACGAGGATGAAACCATCAGCAACGCCGAAAGCGATGCCAATGATCGCCGCAATGCTGCCGAGGAAATAGCGCTGGAAGATTATCAGCTGTCCCGTGCACTTGATATGATCCGGGGCATCGCCCTGTTCGCACCCCGCCCGCAAGGGTGA
- a CDS encoding divergent polysaccharide deacetylase family protein, with product MGAPETDDVSDALSDEDLPFNELPIEVQWERLPKHPPSRRWWLSKLLIIVLFLSPIAAAGVGLIPILDPETGWRLFHLGSPKTIVAVPGTERELQEEIAKGVRDVEERTRAEQEALAKAASDPNNPQSAEDIARQLEGVSDLVGTPGQEGAVDGTTTPTPEELAALAEEGALDQPIEPDPLRPAPLPGLDEEGSFGRIPRIADDGTTPFDAYKRPFERVEGQPYVAIIVTGIGLNSTRTKAAIEDLPLNISLALSPYANNLQQVAADARAMGHEIFLQLPMEPIDFPLSDPGPRALLTSLPEGENLVRLEWLLARFPGYAGVVSYLGSKFGSLDSAIRPVIEFVDRTGLMYVEGTNSGSVSLGAQLASNADSPNAVGNIMIDEIPSRRQIDARLNDLVELAKSNGVAVGIAQSYPVTIQRLRNWSSRLARQGVQLAPVSALAKLQVTPQSADEAEAARRDAALAEERAQKDAAPSDTGDGESETIEN from the coding sequence ATGGGCGCCCCTGAAACAGATGATGTTTCAGACGCTCTGTCGGACGAGGATCTTCCCTTTAACGAGCTGCCGATCGAGGTTCAATGGGAACGTCTGCCCAAGCATCCGCCATCACGGCGCTGGTGGCTGTCAAAACTCCTGATCATTGTGCTGTTTTTAAGCCCGATTGCCGCGGCGGGTGTCGGACTTATCCCGATCCTTGATCCTGAAACCGGCTGGCGGCTGTTTCATCTAGGATCACCCAAAACCATCGTCGCCGTTCCCGGGACCGAGCGCGAGCTTCAGGAAGAAATCGCCAAAGGTGTGCGCGACGTCGAAGAACGCACGCGCGCCGAACAGGAAGCACTGGCCAAAGCCGCTAGTGATCCCAACAATCCGCAAAGTGCCGAAGACATCGCCAGACAGCTTGAAGGCGTTTCCGATCTGGTTGGCACCCCCGGTCAGGAGGGCGCAGTGGATGGCACGACAACACCAACCCCGGAAGAACTCGCCGCCCTTGCCGAAGAAGGCGCACTTGATCAGCCGATAGAACCCGATCCCCTGCGCCCGGCTCCGCTTCCTGGTCTGGATGAAGAAGGCAGTTTCGGTCGTATTCCGCGGATTGCCGATGATGGCACGACGCCGTTTGATGCCTATAAACGGCCCTTCGAACGGGTTGAAGGCCAGCCCTATGTCGCGATCATCGTGACCGGTATAGGCCTGAACAGCACCAGAACGAAGGCGGCAATCGAAGATTTGCCACTGAACATTTCGCTGGCGCTTTCGCCCTATGCCAACAATCTGCAACAGGTCGCTGCCGATGCGCGCGCCATGGGCCACGAGATATTCTTGCAGTTGCCGATGGAGCCGATCGACTTCCCGCTATCTGATCCCGGTCCGCGCGCGCTTTTGACCAGCCTGCCGGAAGGGGAAAACCTTGTGCGACTTGAATGGTTGCTCGCACGGTTCCCGGGCTACGCGGGTGTCGTCAGTTATCTTGGGTCGAAGTTCGGAAGCCTCGATAGCGCCATCCGTCCGGTGATCGAATTCGTCGACCGGACCGGTCTTATGTATGTTGAAGGTACCAATTCCGGGTCCGTGAGCCTTGGCGCGCAATTGGCATCGAATGCCGATAGTCCGAATGCCGTTGGCAACATCATGATCGACGAAATTCCAAGTCGCCGGCAAATCGACGCCCGGCTTAACGATCTGGTCGAACTGGCAAAAAGCAACGGCGTTGCCGTCGGAATTGCGCAATCCTATCCGGTGACCATACAACGCCTTCGGAACTGGTCGTCACGACTTGCCCGCCAGGGCGTTCAGCTTGCACCGGTTTCGGCGCTTGCAAAATTGCAGGTCACACCGCAGTCTGCGGACGAGGCGGAAGCCGCCCGGCGTGACGCCGCATTGGCCGAAGAACGCGCCCAAAAGGATGCAGCCCCGTCCGATACTGGTGACGGCGAAAGTGAAACAATCGAAAATTGA